The Methylocella silvestris BL2 DNA segment GTCCTCGGTCTTGGTAAGGAACATGTGTTCGCGAAAAGTCTGCCAGTGGCCGGAGGTTTCCCAGAGGGCGCGGTCGAGCACCTGCGGCGTATTCACTTCGAGATAGCCGTCAGCCTCCATGCGTCGCCGCATATAGGCGATGAGGGTCTGGAACAGGGTCCAGCCCTTGGGGTGCCAGAAGATCGCGCCGGGGCCTTCCTCCTGAAAATGGAACAGGTCCATTTCCCGCCCGAGCCGCCGATGGTCGCGCTTCTCGGCCTCCTCGATCTGCCTCAGATAGGCCGCGAGCTCCTCGCGCGTGGCGAAGGCCGTCGCATAGATGCGTTGCAGCATGGGGCGGTTCGAATCGCCGCGCCAATAGGCGCCGGCGACCTTCATCAGCTTGAATGCGTCGCCGATCTTGCCGGTTGAGGTCATATGCGGGCCGCGGCAGAGGTCGAGCCAGTCGCCCTGCCGGTAGATCTTCAGATCCTCGTCGCCCGGAATAGAGTCGACGAGTTCAACCTTGAACGCCTCGCCCCTTGTCTCGAAGAAGGAGCGCGCCTGATCGCGGCTCCAGACCTCCTTCGTGAAGGGCCTGTCGCGCGCGATGATTTCGGCCATTTTTTTTTCGACGGCGGCAAAATCGTCCGGCGTGAACGGCTCGTTGCGGAAAAAATCGTAATAGAACCCGTTCTCGATGACGGGACCGATCGTCACTTGCGTGCCCGGATAGAGCGTCTGCACCGCTTCGGCGAGGACATGCGCGGCGTCGTGGCGGATGAGCTCAAGGGCGCGCTTATCCTCGCGGCCGATGAACTCCACGCGCGCCCCGTGGCGGACGGGATCGGCGAGATCGCTTAGGGAGCCGTCGACGATCATGGCGACCGTGCGTTTGGCGAGCGAGGGGGAAATGGCTTTGGCGATGTCGAACCCGCTTGCGCCGGCGGGAAACTGACGCGTGGCGCCATCGGGAAAGGTAACATCGATCATATCGTGAACTCCTCGGCTCAGTCGCCGAAACCAATCGGCGTAAGCGAATGCGCAGCTTCAGAATGCCCGGTGTGGGGCCGCGTCCCTCGCCGCTCCGTTTGTGGTCGGGACGGGACGAGCGCCGGCGCTTGCGCTCGGGCGATCTCGTCCCGGACGCTGGACATAAGCGGTTTGCCCGCGCGGCTCAAGCCCTCGACTGAACCCGTCCAGCTTCTGTCGCTTTTTCAACACAGCTTCGCCATAATCAGCATGGAGTCGCCGGAATGGCGTCGCGTTCGGATGACAGGCCGGCGGTGTTGTGCCACACTTTAGCCGCAAGTCAGCGGGGACGAGAGCGGGCGCTATGCTTGGCGTCTACGGGGGAATCATTGTTTTGGGTCCGCCTAAACTAAACTTAATGTAGGTTAAGCGGCCGCAATATTACGGTCGTGAAGTGAAATTCCTGTAATAACAAGGCCGGTGTGCGTTGTCGCACACCGCGGCCCGCAGGCAAGTATTAAATCACTTTAGAGAAACAGGAGCGATAAAGACCGATCAGCCGCGCTTTGAATGAGCTACGGAGCTTTTTTAGCGCAGAGTCATTCGGTTTTTATCGAAATTGTTTGGGCGCTCGAAGCGTCGACGGTCCAACGATCATTCGTATTCCGCGCGTTTGCGCTTCCTTACAGGCGTAGAATTAGATCATGACTCCCTTCGCGATGTATTTGGACGAAATCAACCTGGAATGCGAGGAAAAGCGCGCGCACGCCGGCTTGACGCGGCGCGTCGCCGAGATTGGGCTCCTCTCGCGTTCGCCGGTCGGCGATCTAAACACAACCGATCCGCTGAATATTCTGTCGCTGCCGGCGCTTCTGCTCGACCTTGACGGCTGCGTCGTCGAGAGCAACACCGCGGCGGGAGCCCTGTTCGACAATGACATCAGGGTGCGCCAGCGCCGGCTTTTTATCCGCGATCTGGAAGCGCGCAACAAGCTGCGCATCTATGTCGATCAATTCGAATATGCGACGCCGCGCTTTGCCCCGTCGATCGAGCCGATCATTGTGCCGCGGCAGGACAAGCTGCCGGTCTTGGTGCGGATCTGGCCGATCGACAGCGGCGCGCGCTGGCCGTCTTCGGACGTTCGGGCGCTTTTGACCTTGAGTTCCCTCGGGCCCCGTCCGGGGCCGCCCGCCGCTCTGCTCGCCAAGATCTTCTCGCTGACGCCGTCCGAAGCCAAGCTCGCGGCGATCATCGCGCGAGGCGTCGGCCCGGACACGGCCGCGATCG contains these protein-coding regions:
- the thrS gene encoding threonine--tRNA ligase encodes the protein MIDVTFPDGATRQFPAGASGFDIAKAISPSLAKRTVAMIVDGSLSDLADPVRHGARVEFIGREDKRALELIRHDAAHVLAEAVQTLYPGTQVTIGPVIENGFYYDFFRNEPFTPDDFAAVEKKMAEIIARDRPFTKEVWSRDQARSFFETRGEAFKVELVDSIPGDEDLKIYRQGDWLDLCRGPHMTSTGKIGDAFKLMKVAGAYWRGDSNRPMLQRIYATAFATREELAAYLRQIEEAEKRDHRRLGREMDLFHFQEEGPGAIFWHPKGWTLFQTLIAYMRRRMEADGYLEVNTPQVLDRALWETSGHWQTFREHMFLTKTEDERIFALKPMNCPGHVQIFKNGLKSYRDLPLKIGEFGVVHRYEPSGALHGVMRVRAFTQDDAHIFCTEDQIMAESLKVNDLILSIYQDFGFDDVIIKLSTRPEKRVGSEEAWDKAEAALGRVVDMLAAGGAKTGVNPGEGAFYGPKLEYTLRDAIGREWQCGTTQVDFNMPGRFGAFYIDADSDKKTPVMIHRAIFGSLERFTGILIEHFSGNLPLWLAPVQVIVATITQDADDYALEVAAAARKYGLRVEADLRNEKISYKIREHSLAKTPVLIVVGKREGLERTVSIRRLGASDTTSLSLETALERLADEATPPDLRRLRSAA
- a CDS encoding helix-turn-helix transcriptional regulator gives rise to the protein MTPFAMYLDEINLECEEKRAHAGLTRRVAEIGLLSRSPVGDLNTTDPLNILSLPALLLDLDGCVVESNTAAGALFDNDIRVRQRRLFIRDLEARNKLRIYVDQFEYATPRFAPSIEPIIVPRQDKLPVLVRIWPIDSGARWPSSDVRALLTLSSLGPRPGPPAALLAKIFSLTPSEAKLAAIIARGVGPDTAAIELNISRETARNQLKSIFAKTGTHRQGELVALLLQV